One region of Chryseobacterium sp. SORGH_AS_0447 genomic DNA includes:
- the dinB gene encoding DNA polymerase IV codes for MDRAIVHMDLDAFFVSCERLNNSQLDGIPLIIGGGDRGVVASCSYEARQFGIRSAMPIRMALRLCPEAKIIKGDYELYSNLSHTVTDIIQGKVPVMEKASIDEFYLDLSGMDKFFGCYQWTQEIVSAVKKETGLPISFALSANKTVSKIGTGEAKPAGKMEIPQTEIRPFLNPLSIRKIPMVGDKTFQLLSRVGIRTIQTLSEMPVLVLQQMIGINGKELWKKANGIDENPVIPYSERKSISTEKTFSTDTIDIPELKRILTRMSEKLAYQLRQEKWLTSTVVVKIRYANFDTETKQSRVAYTSADHTLSRIALELFNRLYTRRMRIRLIGLRFTDLVHGSHQMNLFEDTEEQMNLYQTMDYLKNRFGADAVGRASGFDFEHKTTL; via the coding sequence GTGGATCGAGCGATTGTACATATGGACTTGGATGCATTTTTTGTATCCTGTGAGAGACTCAATAACTCTCAGCTTGACGGTATTCCCCTTATTATCGGAGGCGGCGACCGTGGAGTGGTTGCGTCATGTTCCTATGAAGCCCGGCAATTTGGGATAAGATCCGCTATGCCGATCCGGATGGCGCTGAGGCTTTGTCCGGAGGCTAAGATCATCAAAGGGGATTATGAGCTGTATTCCAATTTATCCCACACCGTAACGGATATTATCCAGGGAAAAGTGCCAGTCATGGAAAAGGCGAGCATCGATGAATTTTATCTGGATCTTTCCGGGATGGACAAATTTTTCGGCTGTTACCAGTGGACCCAGGAAATCGTATCTGCTGTAAAAAAAGAAACAGGGCTTCCCATAAGCTTTGCCTTGTCTGCCAACAAGACTGTTTCCAAAATAGGAACCGGAGAAGCCAAGCCTGCCGGAAAAATGGAAATCCCGCAAACGGAAATCCGTCCTTTTTTAAATCCTCTTTCCATCAGGAAAATTCCGATGGTTGGCGATAAAACTTTCCAGCTTCTCTCCCGGGTAGGTATCCGTACCATTCAAACCTTGTCTGAAATGCCTGTTCTGGTGCTCCAGCAGATGATCGGGATCAATGGAAAAGAACTGTGGAAAAAAGCCAATGGCATCGACGAAAACCCAGTAATCCCGTATTCCGAGCGAAAGTCTATTTCTACAGAAAAAACATTTTCTACGGATACCATCGATATTCCGGAGTTAAAAAGAATCCTCACCAGGATGTCGGAAAAGCTGGCCTATCAGCTGCGGCAGGAAAAATGGCTTACTTCAACGGTTGTTGTGAAGATCCGCTATGCCAATTTCGACACTGAAACCAAACAGAGCCGGGTAGCCTATACTTCGGCAGACCATACCTTATCAAGAATAGCCCTGGAGTTGTTTAACCGGCTGTATACCCGCAGGATGCGGATTCGACTGATTGGCCTACGATTTACCGATCTGGTTCATGGCAGCCATCAGATGAATCTCTTTGAAGACACTGAAGAACAGATGAATTTATACCAGACCATGGATTACCTTAAAAACCGTTTCGGAGCGGATGCTGTCGGCAGGGCTTCGGGATTTGATTTTGAACATAAAACAACACTTTAA